A DNA window from Bradyrhizobium sp. CCBAU 53421 contains the following coding sequences:
- a CDS encoding oligosaccharide flippase family protein, with translation METRSATSAAPSAPSGPAARLRGLVARLLGGTKEASVTKRLAGTIFVIRVISAAIAYLAQILLARWMSGSDYGIYVYVWTWVLLLGSTMDFGIAPSSQKIIPEYRARGDLAALRGFLSGGRWVVLAASSTVALLLAGVIHLASPWIDTNAVVPLYIGCLTLPPFVVANTQDGISRAHDWMQLGLMPQFIVRQGLIIALTAGALALGLNLGATAAMIASAAAVYIAAIGQMIVLNRRLKAHVGVGEKTYDVKGWFAISLPIMLVESFYLLLGYTDVLMLQQFRSSEEVGIYFAVVKTLALVSFVHYAMSATTAHRFAEYNALGDKERLSAYVAHAISWTFWPSLLATIALLAFGKPLLWLFGPKFVDGYSIMFVAAIGLVVRSAIGPVERLLNMLGHQSICATAYAVSFFMNVGLCIALVPRYGGMGAAASTSLSLTFETILLFYVVRSRLGLHVLAFGKRRPAA, from the coding sequence ATGGAGACACGATCCGCCACCTCTGCCGCACCCTCGGCACCGTCGGGCCCGGCCGCACGCCTGCGCGGCCTTGTCGCGCGCCTGCTCGGCGGCACCAAGGAGGCGTCGGTCACCAAGCGCCTCGCCGGCACCATCTTCGTCATCCGCGTCATCAGCGCCGCGATCGCCTATCTCGCGCAGATCCTGCTGGCGCGCTGGATGAGCGGCTCGGACTACGGCATCTATGTCTACGTCTGGACCTGGGTGCTGCTGCTCGGCAGCACGATGGATTTCGGCATCGCACCGTCCTCGCAGAAGATCATCCCGGAATATCGCGCGCGCGGCGACCTCGCGGCGCTGCGCGGCTTCCTGTCCGGCGGCCGCTGGGTGGTGCTTGCCGCCTCCAGCACGGTGGCACTGCTGCTCGCCGGCGTGATCCACCTCGCCTCGCCCTGGATCGATACCAACGCGGTGGTGCCGCTCTATATCGGCTGCCTGACATTGCCGCCCTTCGTGGTCGCCAACACCCAGGACGGTATCTCGCGTGCACATGACTGGATGCAGCTCGGCCTGATGCCGCAGTTCATCGTGCGGCAGGGACTGATCATCGCGCTGACCGCCGGCGCGCTGGCGCTCGGCCTCAACCTCGGCGCGACGGCTGCGATGATCGCGAGCGCCGCGGCGGTGTACATCGCGGCGATCGGCCAGATGATCGTGCTGAACCGCCGCCTCAAAGCCCATGTCGGGGTGGGCGAGAAGACCTACGACGTCAAGGGCTGGTTCGCGATCTCGCTGCCGATCATGCTGGTCGAGAGCTTCTATCTGTTGCTCGGCTACACCGACGTGCTGATGCTGCAACAATTCCGCTCCTCCGAGGAGGTCGGCATCTACTTCGCGGTGGTGAAGACGCTGGCGCTGGTGTCGTTCGTCCATTACGCGATGTCGGCGACGACGGCGCACCGCTTTGCCGAATACAACGCGCTCGGCGACAAGGAGCGGCTGTCGGCCTACGTCGCACACGCGATCAGCTGGACGTTCTGGCCCTCGCTGCTCGCAACCATCGCCCTGCTCGCGTTCGGCAAGCCACTGCTCTGGCTGTTCGGCCCGAAATTCGTCGACGGCTACAGCATCATGTTCGTCGCCGCGATCGGGCTCGTGGTGCGCTCGGCGATCGGGCCGGTGGAGCGGCTGTTGAACATGCTCGGCCACCAGAGCATCTGCGCAACCGCCTATGCGGTGTCGTTCTTCATGAATGTCGGGCTCTGCATCGCGCTGGTCCCGCGCTACGGCGGCATGGGCGCCGCCGCCTCGACCTCGCTGTCGCTGACCTTCGAGACCATCCTCCTGTTCTACGTGGTGCGCTCGCGCCTCGGCCTGCACGTGCTGGCGTTCGGAAAGCGGCGGCCGGCGGCATAG
- a CDS encoding chemotaxis protein CheB, producing MNNRDVLAIGTSAGGFEALRFLAGEFSRDFPASVVVTIHLSSQFRSELDAILTQAGPLPASFAVDGEKLEKSRLYIAPAERHLIVESGHLRLGSGPRENNARPSLDPLFRSAALCCGPRTVGAVLTGTLGDGAAGLSALKQCGGITVVQDPADAAFPEMPTTALARANPDHVVGLKGMPALFEMLARQPAGQAVPVPDNLEYEVNVASGGRGSMHEMDRIGRRSVLACPDCHGVMWEIDEGELVRYRCHEGHAYSAEVMSLALDDNVRRAFGSALRALDERVALARKLEVQASSGGQTRVAESWAARAREFEAEAKVIRDSIRRTDEIAARFTAA from the coding sequence ATGAACAATCGCGATGTCCTGGCCATAGGGACTTCCGCCGGGGGGTTCGAGGCATTGCGCTTTCTCGCCGGCGAATTCTCGCGCGATTTTCCCGCGTCCGTTGTCGTGACCATCCACCTGTCGAGCCAATTCCGGTCGGAGCTTGATGCGATCCTGACCCAGGCGGGTCCGTTGCCGGCCAGCTTTGCCGTCGATGGCGAAAAGCTGGAAAAGAGCCGCCTCTATATCGCGCCGGCCGAGCGTCACCTCATCGTCGAGAGCGGGCATTTGCGGCTCGGATCGGGGCCGCGCGAGAACAACGCCCGGCCGTCGCTCGATCCGCTGTTCCGGTCCGCAGCACTGTGCTGTGGGCCGCGGACCGTCGGCGCCGTCCTTACCGGAACGCTGGGCGACGGCGCCGCGGGCCTATCGGCGCTGAAGCAGTGCGGCGGCATTACCGTGGTGCAGGACCCGGCCGACGCCGCTTTTCCGGAGATGCCGACCACAGCCCTTGCCCGCGCGAATCCCGATCATGTCGTGGGCCTCAAGGGCATGCCGGCACTGTTCGAAATGCTGGCGCGGCAGCCGGCAGGGCAAGCGGTGCCGGTTCCGGACAACCTGGAATATGAAGTCAACGTGGCAAGCGGTGGACGTGGCAGCATGCATGAAATGGATCGGATCGGCCGACGATCGGTACTCGCCTGCCCTGACTGCCACGGCGTCATGTGGGAAATCGATGAAGGCGAGCTGGTACGCTACCGCTGCCACGAGGGCCACGCCTACTCGGCCGAGGTCATGAGCCTCGCGCTCGACGACAATGTAAGGCGGGCTTTCGGCAGCGCCTTGCGCGCCCTCGACGAGCGGGTCGCCCTCGCCAGGAAACTCGAGGTGCAGGCGAGCAGTGGCGGCCAAACCAGGGTCGCCGAGTCCTGGGCCGCCAGGGCGCGCGAGTTCGAAGCGGAAGCCAAGGTGATCCGCGACTCCATCCGGCGCACCGACGAGATCGCGGCGCGGTTTACCGCGGCGTAG